A window of the Hordeum vulgare subsp. vulgare chromosome 5H, MorexV3_pseudomolecules_assembly, whole genome shotgun sequence genome harbors these coding sequences:
- the LOC123398953 gene encoding glycine-rich cell wall structural protein-like, translating to MAKKRSATVASLLLCLALAAHAVASARTVPAAAGGTAAAASLPVESGAGVGGAGTADAKNLFVGVGGMGDLPGFPAVGGGYGAGFGNNGAGVFTGVTGPLGGVGGGVGSVGPVGGVGGAGGIPFGGFGGGSAPFGGVGGGYGGGGAGGATP from the coding sequence ATGGCCAAGAAGCGCTCTGCCACTGTCGCCTCCCTCCTGCTCTGCCTCGCTCTGGCGGCGCACGCCGTCGCGTCGGCCAGGACCGTGCCAGCTGCAGCTGGCGGCACCGCCGCGGCGGCCTCGCTTCCGGTGGAGAGCGGCGCCGGTGTAGGAGGAGCGGGCACGGCGGACGCGAAGAACCTGTTCGTGGGCGTGGGAGGCATGGGGGACCTTCCGGGCTTCCCCGCTGTGGGCGGCGGCTACGGTGCTGGCTTCGGCAACAACGGAGCCGGCGTCTTCACGGGCGTCACGGGCCCGCTCggcggcgtcgggggcggcgtgGGGAGCGTCGGCCCGGTCGGCGGCGTCGGGGGAGCCGGCGGCATCCCTTTCGGAGGCTTCGGGGGTGGCAGCGCCCCGTTCGGCGGGGTCGGGGGCGGGTACGGCGGCGGAGGCGCCGGCGGCGCCACGCCTTGA